Proteins from one Gibbsiella quercinecans genomic window:
- a CDS encoding BglG family transcription antiterminator translates to MHPLTSRQNRLLKYLLRHQTHIPVKNIAQYLAVSEKTIHRDMQFIEDFLAAWNIYPEKKVGAGILLIAEDAKNLIQLEQQLAADDGYSDALANNARRVKIASQLLSDTPMETSISKLAERYFISNASIVNDLKIIESWIQPLGLTLIRSQSGTHIEGNENQVRQAMATLINEVMNHKEPGSLNHSRLDPGSYHALIHYFGEPDVVFVQQLLQEMEQQLSYPLGEPYYINIFTHILIMMHRMALGNSLPLGEETLKNQVDRPIFNIAENMVQQIEQRINNRLPSDEVWFIYQYIVSSGIVIEEHGDHSAARQQLSNGESRRMTLSLIDIFSDMINIDLRSDTLLYDGLLIHIKPLLNRLKYHIRIRNPLLEDIKNELHDIYHITERVTQQLCQRFQLQPIAEDEVGYLTVHFQAALERQIAHRRILVVCSSGVGTSHLLKSRILRAFPDWIIVGVVSASNMAAFCLQEQVDLVISTIHLKEQQTPIVYVSAFFNDDDIKRVTEKVITSQLHQAVNLLPAAEY, encoded by the coding sequence ATGCACCCACTTACCTCGCGACAGAATAGATTATTGAAATATTTGCTGCGACACCAAACGCATATACCGGTTAAAAATATTGCACAGTATCTGGCTGTCTCAGAAAAGACCATTCACCGCGACATGCAGTTTATTGAAGATTTCCTGGCGGCCTGGAATATTTATCCGGAAAAGAAGGTGGGCGCAGGGATTTTGCTGATCGCCGAAGATGCGAAAAACCTGATTCAACTGGAGCAGCAACTCGCCGCTGACGATGGCTATTCAGACGCGCTGGCCAACAATGCGCGCCGGGTGAAAATCGCCTCGCAGTTGCTCAGCGACACGCCGATGGAAACCTCCATCAGCAAGTTAGCCGAGCGCTACTTTATCAGCAATGCCTCGATCGTCAACGATTTAAAGATTATCGAAAGCTGGATCCAGCCGCTGGGGTTAACCCTGATCCGCAGCCAGAGCGGCACCCATATCGAAGGAAACGAAAACCAGGTGCGCCAGGCGATGGCAACGCTGATTAATGAAGTGATGAACCACAAAGAACCGGGCAGCCTTAACCACTCGCGCCTTGATCCCGGCAGCTACCATGCGCTCATTCACTATTTTGGCGAGCCAGACGTGGTGTTTGTTCAGCAGCTACTGCAGGAAATGGAACAGCAGCTCTCTTACCCGCTGGGGGAGCCTTATTATATTAATATCTTCACCCATATATTAATTATGATGCACCGTATGGCGTTGGGGAATTCCCTGCCGCTGGGCGAAGAAACGCTGAAAAACCAGGTTGACCGCCCTATATTCAATATTGCGGAAAACATGGTTCAACAAATAGAGCAGCGTATTAATAACCGACTGCCCAGTGATGAAGTCTGGTTTATTTATCAATATATTGTTTCTTCCGGCATCGTTATTGAAGAGCATGGCGATCATTCCGCCGCCAGGCAGCAATTATCCAATGGTGAATCGCGGCGCATGACGCTGAGCTTGATTGATATCTTCTCCGATATGATAAATATCGATCTGCGCTCAGACACATTATTGTATGACGGCCTGCTGATTCATATTAAGCCTCTGCTTAACCGCCTGAAATACCATATTCGCATCCGCAATCCGCTGCTGGAAGATATAAAAAACGAGCTGCACGACATTTATCACATTACCGAACGGGTGACGCAGCAGCTGTGCCAACGTTTTCAACTCCAGCCGATCGCCGAAGACGAGGTGGGCTATCTGACGGTGCATTTCCAGGCGGCGCTGGAGCGGCAAATCGCCCACCGGCGCATTCTGGTGGTGTGTTCCAGCGGCGTGGGCACCTCGCACTTGTTGAAAAGCCGCATCCTGCGCGCCTTCCCGGACTGGATCATCGTCGGCGTGGTTTCGGCCAGCAATATGGCGGCGTTTTGCCTGCAGGAACAGGTGGATTTAGTGATATCCACCATCCACCTGAAAGAGCAGCAAACGCCCATTGTCTATGTCTCGGCGTTTTTTAATGACGACGACATCAAGCGCGTCACGGAAAAGGTGATTACCAGCCAACTGCATCAGGCGGTGAATTTACTCCCGGCGGCTGAATACTAG
- a CDS encoding beta-glucoside-specific PTS transporter subunit IIABC, translating into MAAIRDYVQLAADILREVGGEKNIAGFSRCATRLRLVLNETPASAKQAIQSLPGVIAVVESGGQFQVVIGTHVADVFNAMSGLVDPQRQQQAAPKQRWLDAVIGTMSAVFAPIVYILAAAGILQGVLIVITLFAETFKDTGTYGVLNFMSWTPFAFLPVFIAITAARHFKCNPYIAVLCCCALINPEWTAMAGRIAQGESIHFLFFPLAETVYTSSVLPPLFLVWALSWVERRVEKAIPEVVSALFTPLICFLIIVPLTLLVIGPITTYAALGIASGYNALFNAFPALAAAVIGGVWQIIVIFGVHWGITPVVMANFDTQGYDSFQAYQTIAVVAQMAAVFGCFIKTKNRQLKTTSLSAGVTAIFGITEPAIYGVTLRLKKPFICGCIGGAIGAVVASFFGSLYYAYAALPGLFTLVNAISPAAPMSFIGELAGSAVAMVVSIGLIQIVGFDDPQNENENEAGPAVGAPTAPAAAPLSHQRISLLSPVSGELVALESVADETFSQKLLGDGVAIKPTQGTITAPCDATVMTLIESHHAIGLACDNGAELLIHVGLNTVALQGKYFRPLVKAGDRVQAGTPLLAFDLAAIAREGYDLTTPVLVVNSDDFTLTQERPQGPVSCGQPLMNVI; encoded by the coding sequence ATGGCGGCAATCAGGGATTACGTTCAGTTGGCGGCAGATATCCTCCGGGAAGTCGGAGGTGAAAAAAATATTGCTGGTTTTTCCCGATGTGCAACCCGGCTGCGGTTGGTACTGAATGAAACCCCGGCCAGCGCCAAACAGGCGATCCAGAGCCTGCCGGGCGTGATCGCCGTGGTGGAAAGCGGCGGGCAGTTCCAGGTGGTGATCGGCACCCACGTTGCCGATGTGTTCAACGCCATGTCCGGTTTGGTTGATCCGCAGCGCCAACAGCAAGCGGCGCCTAAACAGCGCTGGTTGGACGCGGTGATCGGCACCATGTCCGCCGTGTTCGCCCCCATTGTGTATATCCTGGCCGCCGCAGGTATTCTGCAGGGCGTGCTGATTGTGATTACGCTGTTTGCCGAAACCTTCAAAGACACCGGCACCTACGGCGTGCTGAACTTTATGTCCTGGACTCCGTTCGCTTTTTTGCCGGTGTTTATTGCCATCACCGCGGCGCGCCATTTCAAGTGCAACCCCTATATTGCCGTGCTGTGCTGCTGCGCCCTGATCAACCCGGAATGGACGGCGATGGCCGGGCGGATTGCGCAGGGAGAGAGTATTCACTTTCTGTTTTTCCCGCTGGCGGAAACCGTTTACACCTCGTCCGTGTTGCCGCCGCTGTTCCTGGTATGGGCGTTATCCTGGGTGGAACGGCGGGTGGAAAAAGCCATTCCGGAAGTGGTCAGCGCCCTGTTTACCCCGCTTATCTGTTTCCTGATTATCGTGCCGCTGACGCTGTTGGTGATCGGCCCGATAACCACCTATGCCGCGCTGGGCATCGCCAGCGGCTACAACGCGCTGTTTAACGCCTTCCCGGCGCTGGCAGCGGCGGTGATTGGCGGCGTATGGCAGATCATTGTGATCTTTGGCGTGCACTGGGGCATTACGCCGGTGGTGATGGCCAACTTTGATACCCAGGGCTATGACTCGTTCCAGGCCTACCAGACCATTGCGGTGGTGGCGCAAATGGCGGCGGTGTTCGGCTGCTTTATCAAAACCAAAAACCGGCAGTTGAAAACCACCTCGCTGTCGGCTGGGGTAACGGCGATATTCGGTATTACCGAACCGGCGATTTACGGCGTGACGCTGCGGTTGAAAAAACCCTTTATCTGCGGCTGTATCGGCGGGGCGATCGGCGCCGTCGTCGCCAGCTTCTTTGGCTCGCTGTACTACGCCTATGCCGCCTTGCCTGGCCTGTTTACGTTGGTGAATGCCATTAGCCCGGCGGCGCCGATGTCGTTTATCGGCGAGCTTGCCGGCAGCGCGGTGGCGATGGTGGTCAGCATCGGCTTGATCCAAATCGTCGGCTTTGACGATCCGCAAAACGAAAACGAAAACGAAGCCGGCCCGGCGGTTGGCGCGCCAACGGCGCCCGCTGCGGCACCGCTTAGCCACCAGCGTATTTCACTGTTAAGCCCGGTCAGCGGCGAACTGGTGGCGCTGGAAAGCGTGGCGGATGAAACCTTTTCCCAGAAACTGTTGGGCGACGGCGTGGCGATCAAGCCCACCCAGGGCACGATAACCGCCCCGTGCGATGCCACCGTCATGACGTTGATTGAATCACACCATGCCATTGGCCTGGCGTGCGATAACGGCGCGGAGCTGCTGATCCACGTTGGGCTGAATACGGTGGCGTTGCAGGGAAAATATTTCCGTCCGCTGGTGAAAGCCGGCGATCGCGTGCAGGCGGGCACGCCGCTGCTGGCCTTTGATCTGGCGGCGATCGCGCGTGAAGGCTACGACCTGACCACGCCGGTGCTGGTGGTCAACAGCGATGATTTCACGCTGACCCAGGAACGGCCACAGGGGCCGGTTAGTTGTGGGCAGCCATTAATGAATGTTATCTAA
- a CDS encoding 6-phospho-beta-glucosidase, whose amino-acid sequence MKSQLPDNFLWGGAVAAHQLEGGWDQAGKGVSVVDVLTAGAHGKLRKITDGVLDGEAYPNQQAIDFYHRYKEDIKLFAEMGFKCFRTSIAWTRIFPNGDENAPCEAGLQFYDDLIDELLKYNIEPVITLSHFEMPYHLATHYDGWMSRKTIDFFVKFSLTVIERYKHKVKYWMTFNEINNQKNVDADIFGWMCSGVKFTQKPKPEEAMYQAVHHQFLASALVVKKGHEINPDLRIGCMCSFVPYYPYSCNPDDVMLAEVAMRDRFYFSDVHIRGYYPSYAKKEWAAKGYHIQMEPEDEQILREGKADYLGFSYYMSNVVKADVANTNTAESMDGSSPYSVKNPYLQASDWGWQIDPTGLRYALATLYERYEVPLFIVENGLGAADKPDANGYCQDDYRIDYLRAHIEQMKKAVAIDGVDLMGYTPWGCIDLVSFTTGEMAKRYGFIYVDKHDDGTGTLNRTPKKSFYWYKGVIASNGEAL is encoded by the coding sequence ATGAAAAGCCAATTACCGGATAATTTCTTGTGGGGCGGCGCCGTGGCCGCGCACCAGTTGGAGGGCGGTTGGGATCAGGCGGGCAAAGGAGTGAGCGTGGTGGACGTGCTGACCGCCGGCGCCCACGGCAAGCTGAGAAAGATCACGGATGGTGTGCTCGACGGTGAAGCCTACCCGAACCAGCAGGCGATCGATTTTTACCACCGCTATAAAGAGGACATTAAGCTATTCGCGGAAATGGGGTTCAAATGCTTTCGTACCAGCATCGCCTGGACGCGTATTTTCCCCAACGGTGATGAAAATGCGCCTTGCGAAGCCGGGCTGCAGTTTTATGACGATCTGATCGACGAGCTGCTGAAATACAATATCGAGCCGGTGATCACCCTCAGCCATTTTGAAATGCCGTACCACCTGGCAACCCACTACGACGGCTGGATGAGCCGCAAAACCATCGATTTCTTTGTGAAGTTCTCGCTAACGGTGATTGAGCGCTACAAACACAAAGTGAAATACTGGATGACGTTTAATGAAATCAACAATCAGAAAAACGTTGATGCCGATATTTTTGGCTGGATGTGCTCGGGCGTGAAGTTTACCCAAAAGCCGAAGCCGGAAGAGGCGATGTATCAGGCGGTGCATCATCAGTTCCTCGCCAGCGCGCTGGTGGTGAAAAAGGGCCATGAAATCAATCCCGATCTACGCATCGGCTGTATGTGTTCGTTCGTGCCTTACTACCCGTACTCCTGTAATCCCGACGATGTGATGCTGGCCGAAGTCGCGATGCGCGATCGGTTCTATTTTTCCGACGTACACATCCGCGGCTACTATCCTTCCTACGCGAAAAAAGAGTGGGCGGCCAAGGGCTACCATATCCAGATGGAACCGGAAGACGAGCAGATCCTGCGTGAAGGCAAGGCGGATTACCTCGGCTTTAGCTACTACATGTCGAATGTGGTGAAGGCGGATGTGGCCAACACCAATACGGCGGAAAGTATGGATGGCAGCTCGCCGTATTCGGTGAAAAACCCCTATTTGCAGGCCAGCGATTGGGGCTGGCAGATTGACCCAACCGGCCTGCGCTATGCGCTGGCGACGCTGTATGAACGCTATGAAGTGCCGCTGTTCATCGTGGAAAACGGTCTGGGTGCCGCCGATAAGCCGGATGCCAACGGCTATTGCCAAGATGATTACCGCATTGATTACCTGCGCGCGCACATTGAGCAAATGAAAAAGGCGGTGGCGATCGACGGTGTGGATCTGATGGGCTACACCCCTTGGGGCTGTATCGATCTGGTGTCGTTTACCACCGGTGAAATGGCGAAGCGCTACGGCTTTATCTATGTGGATAAGCACGATGACGGCACCGGCACCTTGAACCGCACGCCGAAAAAATCCTTCTATTGGTATAAAGGTGTGATCGCCTCCAACGGCGAAGCGCTTTAA
- a CDS encoding GntR family transcriptional regulator has product MAANNTNPPEKLGELAYQALHRMILEKTLRSGGPVVEGRLVEELNISRTPLREALLRLEGEGLLVRSGARSYSVRFVSAQEYFQLMKVRELLEPEAIAMAMHKIDKSEIDALIEKINGLSQGQQENAHWQVDDQVHTLFADASGNPVLARMIAQARTHSRLFELVSPFNRIEEDRQEHLAILQAYLAGDTEAAREAVRTHLKNLSSFVLNRLSGGL; this is encoded by the coding sequence GTGGCTGCTAACAACACTAACCCCCCGGAAAAACTTGGGGAATTGGCCTATCAGGCCTTGCACAGAATGATTCTGGAAAAAACTTTGCGTAGCGGTGGCCCGGTGGTGGAAGGGCGGCTGGTCGAAGAGTTGAATATTTCAAGAACGCCGCTGCGTGAGGCATTGCTGCGCCTGGAAGGCGAAGGTTTGCTGGTTCGCTCCGGCGCGCGTTCTTATTCCGTGCGTTTCGTCAGTGCGCAGGAATATTTTCAACTGATGAAAGTACGCGAACTGCTGGAGCCGGAAGCCATCGCGATGGCGATGCATAAAATTGATAAAAGCGAGATCGACGCGTTGATTGAAAAGATCAACGGGTTGAGCCAGGGGCAGCAGGAAAACGCCCACTGGCAGGTGGACGATCAGGTGCACACCTTGTTTGCCGACGCCTCCGGCAACCCGGTTTTGGCCCGCATGATCGCCCAGGCGCGCACTCACAGCCGGCTGTTCGAGCTGGTTAGCCCGTTTAACCGCATTGAAGAGGATCGCCAGGAGCATTTGGCTATCCTGCAGGCTTATCTGGCCGGTGATACGGAAGCCGCCCGTGAGGCGGTGCGTACTCACCTGAAGAACCTGAGCAGCTTTGTGTTAAACCGCCTGAGCGGCGGTCTGTAA
- a CDS encoding FmdB family zinc ribbon protein — protein MPFYEYACECCGLFECRRPVAERDAPLACPQCQRPAQRKANYQPVLLRRQTAPTPPPAINPHGAGCSCCAPAYRVNKTPSR, from the coding sequence ATGCCGTTCTATGAATATGCCTGCGAATGCTGCGGCCTGTTTGAATGCCGGCGCCCGGTGGCCGAACGGGATGCGCCGCTGGCCTGCCCACAGTGCCAACGCCCCGCACAGCGCAAGGCCAACTATCAACCGGTGCTGCTGCGCCGGCAAACGGCGCCCACGCCGCCGCCGGCCATCAACCCGCATGGCGCAGGCTGCAGCTGCTGCGCGCCGGCCTACCGGGTGAATAAAACGCCCAGCCGCTAA
- the hydA gene encoding dihydropyrimidinase, translating to MSLTLIRGGRIVTAVDDYEADILIDGERIACIGLNLPAAEGTKVIDAAGMLIFPGGVDCHTHMENTFGPSTTADNFDSGTRSAAWGGTTTIIDFALQNPGTTPLQAIERAQSKADCVANIDYGFHVIVTHVDHQVLEDMRYAIRHEGVSSFKMFMAYPGTVMSDDAAIFQAMRMVGQHGGMVALHAENGTVVELLIKEALAQGHTSPRYHALTRPAILEGEATHRGIKLAELAEAPVYFVHLSAKEALKHVIEARDLGIPVFAETCPHYLFFDESAYADSDDEDSFDNARFVMSPPLRSKESQNALWTALKTDDLQLISTDHCPYCMKEGHQGKINQKPFGADDFSKIPNGIPGVETRMTVVYDGGVRTGRISLNRFVELMSTAPAKLFGLFPRKGTIAVGSDADIVIFDPNETQTISAETQHSDCDFTLFEGRQVQGKVKQVLLRGQLLIDGGLWLGKNGQGRFVPRGELGKYW from the coding sequence ATGTCTTTGACCCTGATACGCGGTGGCCGCATCGTTACCGCCGTAGACGACTATGAAGCGGATATCCTGATCGACGGCGAACGGATCGCCTGCATCGGCCTTAATCTTCCCGCCGCTGAAGGCACCAAGGTGATTGACGCCGCCGGCATGCTAATCTTCCCCGGCGGGGTTGACTGCCATACCCATATGGAAAACACCTTCGGCCCATCGACCACCGCCGATAATTTCGATTCCGGCACCCGTTCGGCCGCCTGGGGCGGCACCACCACCATCATCGATTTTGCGTTGCAGAACCCCGGCACCACGCCGCTGCAGGCGATTGAACGCGCACAGTCGAAGGCCGACTGCGTGGCCAATATCGACTACGGCTTTCATGTCATCGTCACCCACGTTGACCATCAGGTGCTGGAAGATATGCGCTACGCGATCCGCCACGAAGGCGTCTCCAGCTTCAAAATGTTCATGGCTTATCCGGGAACGGTAATGTCCGACGACGCGGCGATCTTCCAGGCGATGCGGATGGTCGGCCAGCACGGCGGCATGGTCGCCCTGCATGCGGAAAACGGCACCGTGGTGGAACTGCTGATCAAAGAAGCGCTGGCGCAGGGGCACACCTCACCGCGCTACCACGCCCTGACGCGCCCGGCGATCCTTGAAGGCGAGGCCACCCACCGCGGCATCAAGCTGGCCGAACTGGCGGAAGCGCCGGTCTATTTTGTTCACCTTTCGGCGAAAGAAGCACTGAAACACGTGATCGAAGCCCGCGATTTGGGTATCCCGGTGTTTGCCGAAACCTGCCCGCACTATCTGTTCTTCGATGAATCGGCCTATGCCGACAGCGACGACGAAGACAGCTTCGACAACGCCCGCTTTGTCATGAGCCCGCCTCTGCGTTCGAAAGAGTCGCAGAACGCGCTGTGGACGGCGCTGAAAACCGACGATCTGCAGCTGATCTCCACCGATCACTGCCCCTACTGCATGAAAGAGGGGCACCAGGGCAAAATCAACCAAAAACCGTTCGGCGCGGACGACTTTTCCAAAATCCCGAACGGCATCCCGGGGGTGGAAACCCGCATGACCGTGGTGTATGACGGCGGGGTACGCACCGGGCGCATCTCGTTGAACCGCTTTGTGGAGCTGATGTCCACCGCGCCGGCGAAACTGTTTGGGCTGTTCCCGCGCAAAGGCACCATCGCCGTTGGCAGCGACGCCGATATCGTGATCTTCGATCCTAACGAAACCCAGACCATCAGCGCCGAAACCCAGCACAGCGACTGCGATTTCACGCTGTTCGAGGGCCGCCAGGTGCAGGGGAAAGTGAAACAGGTGCTGCTGCGCGGCCAGTTGCTGATCGACGGCGGTCTGTGGCTGGGCAAAAACGGCCAGGGGCGCTTTGTGCCTCGTGGCGAGCTGGGGAAATACTGGTGA
- a CDS encoding dihydrodipicolinate synthase family protein, with product MLTAHPFHGVYAATLCPMDATGRNIDEESLATHMQEISQVEGIRGLLINGHAGENFALTRAEKRRVVDIARQVCPAHSILIAGINAEDSFDAQAQADDAKQAGANALLLFPPYSWTLSTDAATVLNHHRITNANAQMPMMLYQSGVGTGGMAYTPDILRALVQLPNIVAVKEGSWETAAYDANRRLMQHIAPHVAVMASGDEHLFTCFALGTDGSLVSLAAVIPDLVVALYRAVQAMDLGEARRLHEYIYPLAKAIYGTQPGTHANARLKACLHMLGRFPCATTRAPIPPLDRAQYQHLEAALAHAGAYQRPNTPERRL from the coding sequence ATGTTAACAGCACATCCTTTTCATGGCGTCTATGCGGCGACGCTGTGCCCAATGGACGCCACCGGGCGCAACATCGACGAAGAGAGCCTGGCGACGCATATGCAGGAAATCTCACAGGTTGAAGGCATCCGCGGCCTGTTGATTAACGGCCATGCCGGGGAAAACTTTGCCCTGACGCGGGCGGAGAAACGCCGCGTAGTGGACATTGCCCGCCAGGTGTGCCCAGCGCACAGCATCCTGATTGCCGGGATCAACGCCGAAGACAGCTTCGATGCCCAGGCCCAGGCCGACGACGCCAAACAGGCCGGCGCCAACGCCCTGCTGCTGTTCCCGCCGTACTCCTGGACGCTGTCCACCGACGCCGCCACGGTGCTCAATCACCACCGCATCACCAACGCCAACGCCCAAATGCCGATGATGCTTTACCAGTCCGGCGTCGGCACCGGCGGCATGGCCTATACGCCGGACATCCTGCGGGCGCTGGTGCAGTTGCCGAACATCGTCGCGGTGAAGGAAGGCAGTTGGGAAACCGCCGCCTACGACGCCAACCGCCGCCTGATGCAGCATATCGCCCCGCACGTGGCCGTGATGGCTTCGGGCGACGAGCACCTGTTCACCTGCTTTGCGCTCGGCACCGACGGCAGCCTGGTCAGCCTGGCCGCGGTGATCCCGGATCTGGTGGTGGCGCTCTACCGCGCCGTCCAGGCGATGGATCTTGGCGAAGCGCGCCGGCTGCATGAATACATCTACCCGCTGGCCAAGGCGATTTACGGCACCCAGCCCGGCACCCATGCCAATGCCCGCCTGAAGGCCTGTTTGCATATGCTTGGGCGCTTTCCCTGCGCCACCACGCGCGCGCCGATCCCGCCCCTCGATCGCGCACAGTACCAACACCTTGAAGCGGCACTGGCCCACGCCGGTGCTTACCAACGCCCCAACACCCCAGAACGGAGGTTATAA
- a CDS encoding NAD(P)/FAD-dependent oxidoreductase, whose translation MNISVNNSQNVDVCVVGGGVMGCSTALFLAKAGMRVTLLERHALCRSASGVNAGTLTLHMTRAALVPYAIKAWDMWMNPGAWLGNGVLATAAPGLSLAFTENEREMLAARAAARREYGADIKLLTPQAARAIEPGLNPAVLEAAYCEIDGFASSYLTGRAFHAALRAAGVTIAEHTPVSHIARHGSGYQIRSQDNQYSINAARLVLAGGVWLEPMLAMLGVTIPVKTLINQLIVTERIPPAMRSVLSIANGLLSMKQFANGTVVIGGGWQGRGDRERGGVETIPDNLIGNLRLGQHVIPALGDARVARIWLGLESETADAMPMIGELPDHPNAWVIGCVHSGYTSGPYMGKLLAQQILGQQPEMPLFDPARLYPSGANGQHTKTEAKTC comes from the coding sequence GTGAATATTTCAGTCAATAACAGCCAAAACGTCGACGTGTGCGTCGTCGGCGGTGGCGTCATGGGGTGCAGCACCGCCCTGTTTCTCGCCAAAGCCGGCATGCGCGTAACCCTGCTCGAGCGCCACGCGCTGTGCCGCAGCGCCTCGGGCGTCAACGCCGGGACGCTCACGCTGCATATGACGCGCGCCGCCCTGGTGCCCTACGCCATCAAGGCCTGGGATATGTGGATGAACCCCGGCGCCTGGCTGGGCAACGGCGTGCTGGCAACCGCCGCCCCCGGCCTGTCGCTGGCGTTCACGGAGAACGAACGGGAAATGCTGGCGGCTCGCGCCGCCGCCCGCCGCGAATATGGCGCCGATATCAAGCTGCTCACGCCGCAGGCCGCGCGGGCCATTGAACCCGGCCTGAATCCGGCGGTGCTGGAAGCCGCCTACTGCGAGATCGACGGCTTCGCCAGTTCCTACCTCACCGGGCGGGCGTTCCATGCCGCGCTGCGCGCCGCGGGCGTCACGATTGCGGAACACACGCCGGTCAGCCATATCGCCCGGCACGGCAGCGGCTATCAGATCCGCTCGCAGGACAACCAATACAGCATTAACGCCGCGCGCCTGGTATTGGCCGGCGGCGTGTGGCTGGAGCCGATGCTGGCGATGCTGGGCGTGACCATCCCGGTGAAAACGCTGATTAACCAGTTGATCGTCACCGAAAGAATCCCGCCGGCGATGCGTTCCGTACTGAGCATCGCCAACGGCCTGCTGTCGATGAAGCAGTTCGCCAACGGCACGGTGGTGATCGGCGGCGGCTGGCAGGGCCGCGGCGACCGCGAGCGCGGCGGGGTGGAGACCATCCCGGACAACCTGATCGGCAATCTGCGGCTGGGCCAGCATGTGATTCCGGCGCTGGGCGATGCCCGCGTCGCCCGTATCTGGCTGGGGCTGGAATCGGAAACCGCCGATGCGATGCCGATGATCGGCGAACTGCCGGATCACCCCAACGCCTGGGTCATCGGCTGTGTTCATTCCGGTTACACCAGCGGCCCTTATATGGGCAAGCTGCTGGCGCAGCAGATACTCGGCCAGCAGCCTGAAATGCCACTCTTCGATCCGGCCCGGCTGTATCCATCCGGGGCAAATGGTCAACATACCAAGACAGAGGCCAAGACATGTTAA
- a CDS encoding NAD(P)/FAD-dependent oxidoreductase, which produces MNDFDIIVIGAGPAGINAALTAADAGLRVGLFDENGAAGGQVYRAPVVAADNERNADFLAGESLRHQLAKSPVRVFMGHQIWAITEDYRIDALGPQGPASYRARILIVAAGTTERVVPFEGWTLPGVIGLASATILLKSQKTLPGKTTLVAGCGPLLAAVAGGTLKAGGEVTGIVDIAGIGDWLRTAPAMLARPDILRQGAGYAWAIKKAGVPIFSRHTLVRVSSAGEQLCAELAPCDAAGRPIAGERKRILADCVAVGHGLTPSTDITRLLHAQHRYSRRAGGWIAVTDANGQTSRERLFVVGDAAGIAGAGAAGIHGTLAALACIQQLKPGAPSAGLAASARAAGKQYARAARFGRTMAGLMALREGHVDSIEPATVVCRCEDVTRADIEAACNAGARDVNQLKAWTRCGMGPCQGRTCGDVAAELLARQQQAPREKVGVFSARTPLRPLTIKALTGDFDYDDIPIPKAAPL; this is translated from the coding sequence ATGAATGACTTTGACATCATCGTAATCGGCGCGGGCCCGGCCGGTATCAATGCCGCCCTGACAGCCGCCGACGCCGGGCTGCGCGTGGGCTTGTTTGATGAAAACGGTGCGGCGGGCGGCCAGGTTTACCGTGCCCCGGTAGTCGCTGCCGATAATGAACGCAACGCCGATTTTCTGGCAGGGGAAAGTTTGCGCCATCAACTGGCAAAAAGCCCGGTGCGGGTGTTTATGGGGCACCAAATTTGGGCAATCACCGAAGACTACCGCATCGATGCCCTCGGCCCGCAGGGGCCAGCCAGCTATCGGGCGCGTATTTTGATTGTCGCCGCCGGCACCACCGAGCGGGTCGTGCCGTTTGAAGGCTGGACGCTGCCGGGCGTCATCGGGCTGGCTTCCGCCACTATCCTGTTGAAATCGCAGAAAACCCTGCCGGGTAAAACCACGCTGGTGGCCGGCTGCGGCCCGCTGCTGGCGGCAGTGGCCGGCGGCACATTAAAAGCCGGCGGCGAAGTGACAGGCATCGTGGATATCGCCGGCATCGGCGACTGGCTGCGCACCGCGCCGGCGATGCTGGCACGGCCGGACATCCTGCGCCAGGGCGCCGGCTATGCCTGGGCGATCAAAAAAGCCGGCGTGCCGATCTTTTCACGCCACACGCTGGTGCGCGTCAGCAGCGCCGGGGAGCAACTGTGTGCGGAACTGGCCCCCTGCGATGCGGCCGGCCGGCCGATTGCCGGTGAGAGAAAACGCATCCTGGCGGACTGCGTGGCCGTGGGCCACGGGCTCACCCCGTCGACCGATATTACGCGCCTGCTGCACGCGCAGCATCGCTATTCCCGCCGGGCCGGCGGCTGGATTGCCGTTACCGACGCCAACGGGCAAACCTCGCGCGAACGTCTGTTTGTGGTCGGCGATGCCGCCGGCATTGCCGGCGCCGGCGCCGCAGGGATTCACGGCACGCTGGCGGCACTGGCCTGCATCCAGCAATTAAAACCCGGTGCGCCTTCGGCTGGGCTGGCGGCATCCGCGCGAGCGGCCGGCAAGCAATACGCGCGCGCCGCCCGCTTCGGCCGCACCATGGCGGGGCTGATGGCGCTGCGTGAAGGCCACGTGGACAGCATTGAACCGGCAACCGTAGTCTGCCGCTGCGAAGACGTCACCCGCGCCGATATCGAAGCGGCTTGCAACGCGGGCGCCCGGGATGTCAACCAGTTGAAAGCCTGGACGCGCTGCGGCATGGGGCCGTGCCAGGGCCGCACCTGCGGCGATGTGGCGGCCGAACTGCTGGCACGCCAGCAGCAGGCGCCGCGTGAAAAAGTCGGGGTGTTCTCCGCGCGCACGCCGCTGCGCCCACTGACGATCAAAGCCCTGACCGGCGACTTCGACTATGACGACATCCCGATTCCCAAGGCGGCCCCACTGTGA